The Candidatus Cloacimonadota bacterium region GTAGTAGGTGGCTGCATATTGCAGGCTTGTGTTTTTACCGACGCCATCGCGGTTTGTGCCATAAAAAACAATGTAGTCCTGAGGGTCAAAACTTCCGTCTTCGGCGCCCACAACCCTGATGGGAACTTCCACAAACTCATTTCCGGGGTGGACGATTTCGTGGGTGAGCATTTGGCCACCATTGGAGAAAAGGCGAAAGCTGCGCGGGTCGATGTCTTCCAGAGGAAAACCCGCCAGATGTTGGGGCGTAATCTTGAACAAGCCTTCGCGGTCGGTTTCCAGCCTCAGCCAATAATCTGATTTTGAAAAATCCGCGTAGTGAATCTGCTGTTTTGTGGGATTATGAAACTGGACAGCCTGCTTTGGGTTCACCATGGTTTGAACGAAAGCTTCAGCCAAATCATCATTCAGAGGCATTCCCCGGAAGCTGGTGTCACCCTGAATGTCAATCCGAATCAGGGCTTGTTGGGTTATTTGCAAGGAAAACTGACCATCGTAGCTAAAAGGGCGAATCTGAAGTGACACGTAAGGAACATCTCTAAAAGTGCTGGGTTCCAGCATCTCCAAAAGCGGTTTGGAAGGCTGGCGATAAAGCTCTTTATCCACCTCGATGTGGTATTCGGAAATCTCTTCACCCATGCGCACCTCTGGAACCGGTAAAAGCTGTTTGGAAAGGGTTTGTGAGCCTTGGGATGAGCTCAGTAACACAGCGGAGGCGTTCCCTGAAGGTGGCAGAGCGATTTTGATTTCCTCCACTGGCAAAAGTGGCGCTCCCACTTTGGTTTCATACGCTGCTCCGTGCATTTCCAAATGCAAAAACTCCCCGGCTTCATGGAGTTGGAAATCGCCCAGGCTATATTCAAGCAGGACATGGCGTTCCGTGGTTTCCAAAACCCGAACCGTTGCTCCAGCCGCGACCACAGCCACCAGAGCGATAACGACAAGAAACTTTCTCATTTTCCCTCCTTACTTGGCAACAGTTTTTCCAGCGCGAGGATGAGCAGAAAAATCAAGCCCATAAAAATAAATATCCCCGCCATCCCCACCGCCATGATGAGCAGGGATTGTTTAAAATTTTGCGCCACTGAGGCAAGAAGTATCTGTGTCATTGGTCGGCTCCTTGGCTTTTAATGGTGGTAATTTCTGCCGTGTGAAATCATCTGGGCGCGGTAGATTTGTTCCAGCAGGAAAATCCGTGCCATCTGATGGGTGAAGGTCATTTTCGAAAGGCTCAGTGTGGCGTTGGCACGCTTTTTCAAGCTTTCATGCGCGCCGTAAACTCCTGCAATGAGGAAAACGACAGACTTTTTCTCAGACAAGTTATCCAAAAATACAGCAAATTCAAGCGAAGTTTTTTCCATGCCTTGTTCATCCAAAAGCACCAGAAAATCATCTTCGTCAATACGTTTTAGGCAAGTTGTTGCCTCTTTGGCGATTAGGGTCTGGATGTCCGGTGTGGATGTGATGCTGACATCCGGGATTTCCGTGATTTCCAGCTTGAGAATGTTTCCCAATCTTTTGATATATTCGGCGCATCCTTGCTTCAGCCAGGATTCACGGGTTTTACCAAGCTGGAAAATCTTAAGCTTCACTGCTTCATGCAGGCCAAAGCCATGGCCATGCACAGCATTTTCAGTTCACCACGGTCTGCGCGGGAGGGAATCAAAATCGGAGCTTTGGTGCCAACCACGACGTGGGCAACCCGCCAGCCACAATAATATCCCAGCATTTTGCCAAATATATTGCCGGCTTCGATGTTTGGCACGATGAAAACATCAGCCTGTCCCGCGACGGGGGATTCGATGCCTTTAATTTTGGCGGCTGCTGCATCCACGGCGTTATCAAAAGCCAGCGGGCCTTCAATGACGCATCCGGTAATCTGTTTGCGCGCGTTCATGCGTGAGATTAGCGCCGCGTCGATGGTTGATTGCATTTTGGGATTCACCGTTTCCACCGCTGTCAATATTGCCACTTTGGGCAGAGGCGAACCCAGACTGTGGGCAACCTGCACCGCGTTTTTCACGATGGCGATTTTTTCTTTGAGGTCAGGATACAAATTTACGCCACCGTCGCTGAGCAGCTTGAGCCCATCCGGATGCTCGTATGCCAAAACATCGGAAATCACATCGCTTTCACGCAGGCCTTTTTCTTTGTCCAAAACCGCTCGTAAAAGCTGGCCGGAATCGGTTTTACCCTTCAAAAGGATGTCACCTTTGCCTTCGCGAACCAATTCAACACTCTTGTGGGCGGCTTTATTCAAATCTGAGCCCACATCCACGATTTCAAAGTCCTGGGCAAGTTCCGGAGCCATGTTTTGTAAGAGAGCTTGGATTTGAGGCTTGTCGCCAACGAGGAGACACTCTGCCAGGTCGTCCTTTTTTGCCAAAATTGCCGCGTCCAAAACGGATTCGGTCTGAGCCGCGGCGATAACCACGGTCCCGCGACGTCCGGTTTTCACCGCCGCCATCATTTCTTCAAAATTTTTATACATAAGTGTCTCCGCCTCCCAAGCCAGAGCTTAGGTGCTATATTTTTCTATGAATTCGTCCACAAAAGCGTCTTCATCGGGATTGAGGTCTGCCAGAATCTTTTTCAACGCTTCCTTTTGGATTTGTCGCACCCGCTCACGTGAGAGCCCCATTTTTTCCGCTATCTGAGCAAAGTTTTGGGTTTCCTGGTTTTCATTCAAACCATAGTAGGTGCGGATGATATCTGCCTCTCGTTGGTCCAGGCGGTCGATGGCCCGGCTCAGTTTTCCCTCTATGCGCTCCCGGTGATAGCGAACTTGCGGGTCGGTTTCTTCTTCATCACGAATCATATCGCGGGTGGAAAACTCCTGAAAATCGCTGCCGCTCATGATTTCATCGAAGGAGGTGGTTTCAACCATCTGGTCTTGAAGCTGTTCAATGGATTTTTCCGAGATATTCATCTTTTCGCTCAGTTCCTCGGCGGAAGCCCGCTCTCCGGTTTCTGTGTAAATGCGGTCTTGAGTTGCTTTCACCCGGTGGGCGGAACTGGATTTTCCCAAGGGAACCCGAATCAGCGAACTTTTCTCGGAAACCGCCAACATGATGCGCTGTTTAATCCACCAAATGGCATAAGAAATGAGTTTGATGTTTTTTTCGGGGTCGAATTTTTCGATGGCTTTCAACAAACCGATATTGCCTTCGCTGATGAGTTCGGAAAGCGATAAACCTCGGTTTTGATAGCGCGCGGCGATTTTCACCACGAATTTAAGATTGGCCTGAACCAGGCGGTTGATGGCGTCCTGGTCTCCATCCCGGGCGCGCAAACCCAGCTCTCGTTCTTCCTCACGGCTCAGCGGGTTGAACTTCGATATTTCCTTCAGATAGTTTTGCAGAGCTTGGTCCGCGAATACGTTTTCCCGGTTCATTGTTCCTGCTTCATCCTAACACCTTAAAAAGGCAATACCTTGCGGGGGTTTATGGCCGTGCCTTTCACGCGGTATTCAAAGTGCAGATGTGGCCCGGTGGAATTTCCCGTGGAACCCATGTTCGCGATATGTTGTCCACGTTTAACCTTGTCGTTCACCTTCACGAGATTCTTCTCGTTGTGGGCGTAAACGGTAATCACAAAATCCGGATGCTCAATCAAAACCACGTTTCCATAGCCGCGTTGAACGCCGGAAAACACGACCACGCCATCCAGAGCCGCGTAGATGGGTGTACCGGATTTGTTGGCGATGTCTATACCTTTGTGCGCCCTTCCTTTACGCATGCCAAATTCAGATGTCACACGTCCCTGGGTGGGCATGAAAAGGTCGCTGCGAATCCCTCCGGCGCTGGAAGCGCTGCTTTGAGAGCTGCCCTTCTCGGGAGGTGTGCCAACCAACCAAAGCCTCTGGCCTGTCTGGATACTGTCGGAAGTCAGATTATTACGCGCTTTCAGCTCGTCAACGCTTATCCCGTTTTCCCGGGAGATTTTGAAAAGAGTGTCACCTTTTTGAACCACATAAATCCTCTCGACGACGACTGTATCCGCCACTGCGGGAACCTTGTCTTGAACGGCTGGAACTGGTGATTCCACCGTTTTGTCAGCCCCCGTAAAGCCGGAAGGGTCTTTGATAATCAATCTGTCGCCTGCGTGGATGGTGTAGTTATTGATATCCAGATTATTCCATATTTCCAGTTCCCTCTGGGTGACGCCATGATTCACGGAAATGCGGTAAATCCCTTCGCCTTTTTGGACGGTATAATAATAATCATCGGGGAGTTCCAGCTTGGCAGTGTCCTGGGAATCCGTTTCCCTGGGTTTTTCCTCGGGAGCGGGTTTCGGTGGATTTTGCTCTGCCACCGGTGTTGGTTTCGGCTCTGGTTTCGCGGGTTTTTCGAATGAAGTTTCCTTGATTTTCAGAACCTGACCTATATGGATGAGGTTATCACCCTCAGCCATGCCGTTCAATTCCCTAATCTGAGCTGATGTAACGTTATATTTTTGGCTCAGATTATATATTGTATCGCCCTTTTCGACCTTGTGGGTTTGATATTGAGCCGACAGCAAAAAAGGTGTCAAAAACAACAGTAAAATCAACAGAATCCGAATCATTTCGGTTCTGAACACCAGATTCAAACCGCTCTCCAATCTTTTATTATCGTATGCTAAAATCTTCATAATCAATCGTATTATCCAATTCATTCACGCTGAGACCGCGCACTCTGATGAAGCCGCGTCCGGCGCGAACAAGCTCCACAAAAAGCTCAAGGTCCTGACGTTCGCCGGTGGCTTCGATGAGCACGCTCCCATCGCGCAGGTTTCGTGTCCAGCCTCCAATCCGACTGTGGCGGGCGCAGTTTTGAACGTATCTGCGAAAACCAACTCCCTGCACACGACCGGTGACCAGTATTTCCCATGTAAGCATATTACAATCCATTTGTGGAATAAATCTTTGTATTTTCAGGGGCGATATTTGTCAAGTATTCGTTTTCTTCGGCTTTGCCAGCGTATCTTTTCCACTTGTGTCGAATCGTGTTTTTGGGGGTGGATTGCGGTTTCCCAGGATAAATAAGAAATATTTTAAACCTTCGTGGCTTGGGATGGCTCCCCTGTCTCAAATTTCCTGCGCGTCCTGTCCGTAAATCTGTTTGAAGCGTTCGTTATCGATTTCGGAAGGCAGGCCCTGAAATGCCACTTTGCCGTCCTTGAGCGCAATCACCCTGCTTCCATAACGCCTTGCCAGGGATAGGAAATGCAGTGAACAGATGGCTGTGATGCCCTCGGAGTTTATTTC contains the following coding sequences:
- a CDS encoding 23S rRNA (pseudouridine(1915)-N(3))-methyltransferase RlmH — protein: MKLKIFQLGKTRESWLKQGCAEYIKRLGNILKLEITEIPDVSITSTPDIQTLIAKEATTCLKRIDEDDFLVLLDEQGMEKTSLEFAVFLDNLSEKKSVVFLIAGVYGAHESLKKRANATLSLSKMTFTHQMARIFLLEQIYRAQMISHGRNYHH
- a CDS encoding bifunctional enoyl-CoA hydratase/phosphate acetyltransferase, whose product is MYKNFEEMMAAVKTGRRGTVVIAAAQTESVLDAAILAKKDDLAECLLVGDKPQIQALLQNMAPELAQDFEIVDVGSDLNKAAHKSVELVREGKGDILLKGKTDSGQLLRAVLDKEKGLRESDVISDVLAYEHPDGLKLLSDGGVNLYPDLKEKIAIVKNAVQVAHSLGSPLPKVAILTAVETVNPKMQSTIDAALISRMNARKQITGCVIEGPLAFDNAVDAAAAKIKGIESPVAGQADVFIVPNIEAGNIFGKMLGYYCGWRVAHVVVGTKAPILIPSRADRGELKMLCMAMALACMKQ
- a CDS encoding RNA polymerase sigma factor RpoD/SigA gives rise to the protein MNRENVFADQALQNYLKEISKFNPLSREEERELGLRARDGDQDAINRLVQANLKFVVKIAARYQNRGLSLSELISEGNIGLLKAIEKFDPEKNIKLISYAIWWIKQRIMLAVSEKSSLIRVPLGKSSSAHRVKATQDRIYTETGERASAEELSEKMNISEKSIEQLQDQMVETTSFDEIMSGSDFQEFSTRDMIRDEEETDPQVRYHRERIEGKLSRAIDRLDQREADIIRTYYGLNENQETQNFAQIAEKMGLSRERVRQIQKEALKKILADLNPDEDAFVDEFIEKYST
- a CDS encoding LysM peptidoglycan-binding domain-containing protein, whose protein sequence is MIRILLILLLFLTPFLLSAQYQTHKVEKGDTIYNLSQKYNVTSAQIRELNGMAEGDNLIHIGQVLKIKETSFEKPAKPEPKPTPVAEQNPPKPAPEEKPRETDSQDTAKLELPDDYYYTVQKGEGIYRISVNHGVTQRELEIWNNLDINNYTIHAGDRLIIKDPSGFTGADKTVESPVPAVQDKVPAVADTVVVERIYVVQKGDTLFKISRENGISVDELKARNNLTSDSIQTGQRLWLVGTPPEKGSSQSSASSAGGIRSDLFMPTQGRVTSEFGMRKGRAHKGIDIANKSGTPIYAALDGVVVFSGVQRGYGNVVLIEHPDFVITVYAHNEKNLVKVNDKVKRGQHIANMGSTGNSTGPHLHFEYRVKGTAINPRKVLPF
- a CDS encoding acylphosphatase, with amino-acid sequence MLTWEILVTGRVQGVGFRRYVQNCARHSRIGGWTRNLRDGSVLIEATGERQDLELFVELVRAGRGFIRVRGLSVNELDNTIDYEDFSIR